Proteins encoded by one window of Lathyrus oleraceus cultivar Zhongwan6 chromosome 1, CAAS_Psat_ZW6_1.0, whole genome shotgun sequence:
- the LOC127082922 gene encoding transcription factor MYB102 codes for MGRTPCCDKNNGLKKGPWTTEEDEKLIHYIQKHGYGNWRTLPKNAGLQRCGKSCRLRWTNYLRPDIKRGRFSFEEEETIIQLHSVLGNKWSTIASRLPGRTDNEIKNYWNTNIRKRLLRMGIDPVTHSPRLDLLDLSSILCSSLYGSSSSQINNFQTLLSMQQQQPLINPELLKLASSLFTTSSQQQQQQDYSNNQPCNPQIQNQVPPSHFVQFQDQIQQVPSTNSNVCTSVSPSFPNHSHLFETNVNTNPSNFTDQSCYNNQHSVPDIDWLENNGFGLSTFKEDIDYTPQLSNYNQYYGSDYNQNLMTHQTSNQILSTPSSSPTPMNSNSTCIIGSNTEDEKESYDSCNNRMKFEIPLHILDSNDFM; via the exons ATGGGAAGAACACCTTGTTGTGACAAGAATAATGGTCTCAAGAAAGGACCATGGACAACGGAAGAGGATGAAAAACTCATTCATTATATTCAAAAACATGGTTATGGCAATTGGAGGACACTCCCAAAAAATGCCG GTTTGCAAAGATGTGGCAAAAGTTGTCGTCTTCGTTGGACAAACTATCTCCGACCAGATATAAAACGTGGTCGATTTTCATTTGAAGAGGAAGAAACAATAATTCAGCTCCACAGCGTTCTTGGAAACAA GTGGTCTACGATTGCATCTCGATTACCCGGAAGAACAGACAACGAAATAAAGAACTACTGGAACACAAACATTAGAAAAAGGCTTTTGAGAATGGGAATCGATCCGGTAACACATAGTCCAAGACTTGATTTATTAGACCTCTCTTCAATTCTATGTTCATCTCTCTATGGCTCATCATCATCACAAATCAACAACTTCCAAACACTCCTTAGCATGCAACAACAGCAACCTCTGATAAACCCTGAGCTTCTAAAACTAGCTTCCTCACTTTTCACTACCTcatcacaacaacaacaacaacaagattATAGTAACAATCAACCTTGTAATCCCCAAATTCAAAACCAAGTTCCACCTTCacattttgtccaattccaagaTCAAATCCAACAAGTACCTAGTACTAATTCTAATGTTTGTACTAGTGTTTCTCCTTCATTTCCTAATCATTCACATTTGTTTGAAACAAATGTGAATACAAATCCTTCAAATTTCACCGACCAAAGTTGTTACAACAATCAACATTCTGTTCCTGATATTGATTGGCTAGAAAATAATGGGTTTGGTTTAAGTACTTTTAAAGAGGATATTGATTATACCCCTCAATTATCAAACTATAATCAATATTATGGTTCTGATTATAATCAAAATCTTATGACTCATCAAACTTCAAACCAAATTCTATCAACACCATCTTCAAGTCCAACACCGATGAATTCGAACTCCACGTGTATCATTGGGAGCAATACAGAAGATGAGAAAGAAAGCTATGACAGTTGTAATAACAGAATGAAATTTGAAATTCCGTTGCATATTTTAGATTCCAATGATTTTATGTAA